CTACATCCACCTGCCGATCGTGGCGGGGATCATCGTCAACGCGGCCGCGGATGAATTCGTCCTGGCGCACCCGGACGGCCACACGGACCTGAAGACGGCGCTGTGCCTGCTCGGCGGCGTAGCGATCTACGTGATCGGCGTGGGCCTGTTCAAGCGCGCGGTCGTCGGGCACTGGCCGTGGTCGCACGGCGTGGCCGTGATCGCGCTGGCGGCGGCGGGGCCGTTCGTGCACGACTGGACGCCGGTCGTGACCAGCGCGTTCGCCTGCCTCGTGCTGGTGGCGCTCGCGGCGTGGGAGCGGCACTCGCGGGCGCAGTGTCTCGTTCCCGACAGCGAGGATGTGGACGACGCGCCTAGCATCGGCCCATGAGCGCCCCCTCCTCCACCGCAGCGTCCGTCGCGTCTGTCGCGTCCACCGCATCCATGGCCTTCACGGCGGACTTCACCGCCGAGCCGCATCCGGCCGACGCCATGTTCCCCGCATCGACGCGACGGCTGTCGGTCGAGACCGAGCCCGGCGTGCGAATCCATGCGCGCGTGTGCGGCGAAGGCCCGCCGCTGCTGCTGATCCACGGTCATCCGCAGACGCTGGTCATCTGGCATCGCGTGCTGCCGGCGCTGGCGGCGCGCTTCACCGTGGTGATGCCGGACCTGCGCGGCTACGGTGATTCGTCCAAGCCTGCGGGCGATGAGGGCCACGGCAACTACAGCAAGCGCCGCATGGCGCAGGACCTGATCGCGGTGATGGCCGCGCTGGGCCATGCGCGCTTCCGCGTGCTCGCGCACGACCGGGGAGCGCGCGTCGCGCACCGCATGGCGGCGGATCATCCGGCGGCGGTCGAGCGTCTCGCGCTGCTGGACATCGCGCCGACGCTCGCGATGTACGAGCAAACGACCGAAGCCTTCGCGCGGGCGTACTGGCACTGGTTCTTCCTGATCCAGCCGGCGCCGATGCCGGAGCGGCTCATCGAGGCCGACCCGGCGGCCTACGCGCTGGATGTGATGGGTAGGCGGCACGCGGGCCTGTCGGCCTTCGATCCGCGAGCGTTCGCCGAGTACCAGCGCGCGCTGGCACTACCTGGCACCGCGCACGGCATGTGCGAGGACTACCGCGCCGCGGCAGGCATCGACCTCGAACACGACCGCGCGGACCGCGACGCCGGCGCGAAGCTCGCGATGCCGCTGCGCGTGTACTGGGGTGCGCAAGGCGTGGTGGCGAAATGCTTCGAGCCGCTGAAGGAATGGCGACGCGTCGCGGCGGACGTCGACGGCGGTCCGCTGCCCTGCGGCCACTACATCCCGGAGGAAGCGCCGGACGCGCTGCTCGCTGCGGTGATGCCGTTCCTCACCGAAGGGCTTTGAGCGAAGGGGCCGCGAGGGCCGTTAGGCTGAGCGCATTGCAGTGTCCGACGAGGACGGAGTGAAGGGATGAACAAGCTGGTCGCCCTCGGGCAGTTTCTGGGCGGCGCGGTCCTGTGGATCGCGGCGGTGGTGGCGGGCTACAACGCGATCAAGCCGCTGATCGGCGCCGCGGACGGCGCAGGCGCGCCGGCGGGAGCCGGTGGAGCGTTCGTGATCGTGCTGCTGCTGGCGGGTATCGGGACGTGGCTCATGCGCGCGGGATGGCGCCGGTTGAGGGCGCGGGCGGGTGGGCATTGCTGAGCGGCCTGTGTCGATTCACGCAGCCAGACGAGCGGCTTTTGCCTCGACTCAAGGACAGTAGAACGGAAGCGAATCAAGCAAATGTTTGTGGCCAATGCCACCGCCAGCCGAGTGGCAAAATCGACTGACAGATCGGCGGCGCTGGAAAGGTGTTGTCGTTCGACCGCATCGAGGCGCACGACCTTGAGCGACGCAAGAGAAGGAAAAGGTCACGATGCAACTCGGCTCCCAGATTCCGGATGAGCAGCGCCAATGGTGGCGCATTGCTCTCGAGCTAAGGCTTCGTCAGTGCCATGGCGATTCATTTCAGGACCTCTTCTCGGTCGTCATGGGGCATCTTCACGGCGACGACTTTGTTCGCGTACGAGCTTTCGGCAAGCTCGGCGACAAGGGCTGTGATGGCTACCTTCTATCGACGGGCCAGCTCTTTCAGTGCTATGGCGCATTGAACGGCGAGACGAAGAACGTCGCAAAGCTCGTCAAGAAGATCAAGAGCGACTTCGCAACTGCAAAGGTGAAGCTCGCCGGCATCACGAAGGAATGGCACATGGTGCTGAACCTCGTCGATGGAATTCCAGTAGAAGCGCTCGAGGCTTTGGAAGAACTGAAGATTTCGAACCCAAACATCAAGATCGGCTACATCGGCAAGGAAGGGTTTGAGGAACGCATCTTTGAATTGAGCAGCGAGCGCGTTGCCTCGTTGCTTGGTCCCGCAGCGACCCCTGCCGACGTGAAGAACCTCGACGTCGCAGCACTCCGGAAGTTGGTAGACGATCTGTCGCTTTCGTCTGCGCCCCCGCTCGAAGAAATTGATCTGAATCTCGTGCCAGTAGGCAAGCTGTCGCACAACGCTCTGCCTACACATTGGCAAATGTTTGTGCGAAGCGGCTGGGCAAATGCACCCATCGTCGCTTCGTACTTTTCCCGCCACCCAGACCCATTGAAGGGAGAGCAGGTCGGCGCCCTGCTCAACGAAAAATATCGTGCTTTGAAGGCGCAGAACCTGACGCCCGGCACCATCATGACTGCGCTGCTGGAGACGGTCACCGGCGTTGGCAGTGCTCCACCTCCAAGGTTGGTCGCGGCACAAGCGTTGCTGACACACTTCTTCGAGAGCTGCGATATCTTCGAACGCCTGCCGGTTGCGAGCCCAACATGATCCTGCCAACTAAGCACTTGCCACAAGATCGTGCCCTGCTCGGTGTAGGCGCCGAGATACTTGGACAGTTGAAGGAACCACGCTCGGTGTCAGAACTTTGGGAAGCGGTGCGCGAGGCTCGCGGCAGAAACCCCAACTCCGCCCCCCTCTCATTCGACTGGTTCGTGCTGGCGCTCAATCTTCTGTATGCCATCGCCGCCGTCGACCACAGCCACGGCATCCTTCGACGGGAGGGATCAGAATGATCCTCGATATCGAGAGCTCCCTGCCATCATTTAAGACGGTCAAGTTCCACGAAGGTCTCAACGTCCTGCTGTCGGACAAGAATCAGGAGTCAACGGACAAGAAGACTCGCAACAGCGCGGGCAAGACCAGCCTTGTAGAAATCATCCACTTCTTGCTCGGTGCTGACTGCGACAAAGATTCGTTGATGCGCGACAAGGAGCTTGTCTCGCACACATTCACCGGCCGATTCCGAATCGGTGGTGAGCTGTTCAAGGTTGAACGTGGCGGTGCTGACCCGAGCAAGATATTTCTGATTGCAGGAGGCGAGGACCGAGAAGATCTCCCGAAGAAAC
This genomic stretch from Mitsuaria sp. 7 harbors:
- a CDS encoding alpha/beta fold hydrolase produces the protein MFPASTRRLSVETEPGVRIHARVCGEGPPLLLIHGHPQTLVIWHRVLPALAARFTVVMPDLRGYGDSSKPAGDEGHGNYSKRRMAQDLIAVMAALGHARFRVLAHDRGARVAHRMAADHPAAVERLALLDIAPTLAMYEQTTEAFARAYWHWFFLIQPAPMPERLIEADPAAYALDVMGRRHAGLSAFDPRAFAEYQRALALPGTAHGMCEDYRAAAGIDLEHDRADRDAGAKLAMPLRVYWGAQGVVAKCFEPLKEWRRVAADVDGGPLPCGHYIPEEAPDALLAAVMPFLTEGL
- a CDS encoding ABC-three component system protein produces the protein MQLGSQIPDEQRQWWRIALELRLRQCHGDSFQDLFSVVMGHLHGDDFVRVRAFGKLGDKGCDGYLLSTGQLFQCYGALNGETKNVAKLVKKIKSDFATAKVKLAGITKEWHMVLNLVDGIPVEALEALEELKISNPNIKIGYIGKEGFEERIFELSSERVASLLGPAATPADVKNLDVAALRKLVDDLSLSSAPPLEEIDLNLVPVGKLSHNALPTHWQMFVRSGWANAPIVASYFSRHPDPLKGEQVGALLNEKYRALKAQNLTPGTIMTALLETVTGVGSAPPPRLVAAQALLTHFFESCDIFERLPVASPT
- a CDS encoding ABC-three component system middle component 6 — encoded protein: MILPTKHLPQDRALLGVGAEILGQLKEPRSVSELWEAVREARGRNPNSAPLSFDWFVLALNLLYAIAAVDHSHGILRREGSE